The Henckelia pumila isolate YLH828 chromosome 2, ASM3356847v2, whole genome shotgun sequence genome includes a window with the following:
- the LOC140885015 gene encoding uncharacterized protein, with product MTVLKRYVLRLFISLKYITANVVDRNNGRIVVTASTVEHALKNTLECGRSCNAKAATVVGEVLAMRLRVEGLEHGQGRGIHVSVKKEIEKKGFKNSTKIWAVVNALKNNGVKVILEDDNTSSSNLASGYGYHAENEFMDERR from the coding sequence ATGACTGTGCTGAAGAGATATGTGCTGAGACTGTTCATATCATTAAAGTACATTACTGCAAATGTTGTGGATAGGAACAACGGGCGAATAGTTGTGACAGCATCGACAGTTGAACACGCTCTAAAAAACACTCTCGAATGTGGCCGGTCTTGCAATGCAAAGGCAGCAACAGTTGTGGGAGAAGTTTTAGCTATGAGACTTAGAGTAGAGGGCCTTGAGCATGGCCAAGGACGAGGAATCCATGTATCTGTGAAGAAGGAGATCGAAAAGAAAGGGTTCAAGAACAGCACGAAAATCTGGGCAGTAGTAAATGCCTTGAAGAATAATGGAGTCAAAGTAATTCTTGAAGATGATAATACCAGTAGCAGTAATCTTGCTTCTGGATATGGATATCATGCCGAAAATGAGTTTATGGATGAAAGAAGGTGA